One stretch of Punica granatum isolate Tunisia-2019 chromosome 5, ASM765513v2, whole genome shotgun sequence DNA includes these proteins:
- the LOC116207358 gene encoding adenylate-forming reductase 03009-like: MAESPIRFTSCRGVAFEVKPHADPFAITKPMSSPEAGLGSRRFWLPWSRGSSSRVAPSSLIQRSVSRASSHFCDLDLDLDEDDEPLFPLEMLEEGKAEDEKLKQGPPANSSSSQRKQPSKPAPARKQGSRLSVILLDQGLFTVYKRLFVICLILNIVGLVLAATGHFPYARNRATLFSIANIFALTLCRSEAILRVIFWFAVETLGHSWVPLFIKTATTSLLQSLGGIHSGCGVSSIAWLIYALVLALKDRENSSPEIIAVASASLGLICLSSLAAFPLVRHLHHNVFERVHRFAGWSALALVWAFVIFTASYDPKTKSYSDQFWSRLVKRQEFWFTVGITILIIIPWLTVRRVPVKVTSPSGHASMIKFQGSIKAGILGRISPSPLSEWHAFGIISDGKSEHMMLAGAVGDFTKSLVHNPPSHLWVRQVHFAGLPYLVNMYDRVLLVATGSGICVFLSFLLQPCQASVCLLWVTKGVEQNFGSEIKQMVNGHPKDKVIVHDTAVYGRPNVSEMSVDAAKKWGAEVVIVTSNPEGSRDVVNACKSAGIPAFGPIWDS, encoded by the coding sequence ATGGCTGAGAGCCCCATTCGGTTTACGAGTTGCCGAGGTGTGGCGTTTGAGGTCAAGCCTCATGCAGACCCATTCGCCATCACCAAGCCAATGAGCAGCCCCGAAGCAGGATTGGGAAGCAGGCGGTTTTGGCTCCCTTGGTCTAGAGGGAGCTCGTCCCGTGTTGCTCCCTCCTCGCTGATCCAACGGTCGGTCAGCCGAGCGAGCAGCCACTTTTGTGATCTCGATCTCgatcttgatgaagatgatgaaccACTCTTCCCCTTGGAGATGCTAGAGGAAGGCAAGGCTGAGGACGAAAAGCTTAAGCAGGGTCCACCAGCTAACTCCTCTTCTAGCCAGCGGAAGCAACCCTCGAAGCCTGCTCCAGCTCGGAAGCAGGGTTCAAGGTTGTCGGTCATATTGCTCGATCAAGGCCTGTTCACGGTCTACAAGCGTCTCTTTGTCATTTGCTTAATCTTGAACATTGTTGGTTTGGTCCTTGCGGCCACGGGACACTTCCCTTACGCAAGGAACAGGGCTACCCTCTTCTCCATCGCCAACATATTTGCTCTCACGCTTTGTAGAAGCGAGGCCATCTTGCGAGTCATCTTCTGGTTTGCAGTCGAGACCTTGGGCCACTCGTGGGTGCCTCTCTTCATTAAGACAGCAACCACGTCTCTACTTCAGAGTCTTGGTGGAATCCACAGTGGCTGTGGAGTTTCTTCCATCGCATGGCTTATCTATGCTTTGGTCCTTGCTCTAAAGGATCGGGAAAACTCCTCTCCCGAGATTATTGCAGTAGCCTCCGCCAGTCTTGGCCTCATCTGCCTGTCGTCCCTGGCCGCATTCCCTCTTGTCCGTCACCTCCACCACAACGTGTTTGAAAGGGTTCATCGATTTGCCGGGTGGAGCGCGCTAGCCCTTGTTTGGGCCTTTGTCATTTTTACTGCCTCCTATGACCCAAAGACAAAATCTTACTCAGACCAGTTTTGGTCCAGGCTGGTCAAACGGCAGGAGTTCTGGTTCACAGTAGGGATCACCATACTGATCATCATTCCGTGGCTAACGGTACGACGTGTTCCAGTCAAGGTGACTTCCCCATCTGGTCATGCCTCGATGATCAAATTCCAAGGCAGTATCAAGGCAGGCATCCTGGGTCGTATCAGCCCGTCCCCCCTGTCAGAGTGGCATGCGTTCGGCATCATCTCTGACGGGAAGAGCGAGCATATGATGCTTGCTGGTGCGGTTGGGGACTTCACTAAGTCACTAGTCCACAACCCGCCCAGTCACCTCTGGGTCCGGCAGGTCCACTTCGCCGGACTGCCCTACCTTGTCAACATGTATGACCGAGTCCTCCTAGTAGCCACGGGATCGGGGATATGTGTGTTCTTGTCGTTCCTTTTGCAACCATGCCAGGCGAGCGTGTGCTTGCTTTGGGTGACGAAGGGGGTCGAGCAAAACTTTGGGTCGGAAATCAAGCAGATGGTGAACGGCCACCCAAAGGACAAGGTAATAGTGCACGACACGGCAGTGTACGGGCGTCCAAACGTGTCGGAGATGAGTGTGGATGCAGCGAAGAAGTGGGGAGCGGAGGTTGTGATCGTTACGAGCAATCCCGAGGGCAGTAGGGACGTGGTAAACGCCTGCAAGTCAGCAGGAATTCCCGCATTTGGTCCCATATGGGACtcctaa
- the LOC116206615 gene encoding GDSL esterase/lipase At5g45910-like — MTVPSLSCSIIILHLKHFRTLFPLKERKRTIMKTVLLIVLFFFFQNFKTSSSIHHKYDAIYNFGDSLSDTGNFLLSGALAFPVIGKLPYGETFFRHATGRCSDGRLIIDYIAEAFGLPHLPPYLDIVREKKHVKTGVSFAVSGATALDTQFFYAQGLGPLVWTNDSLSVQLGWFKKFKSSLCSTKQECDEYFKKSLFLVGEIGGNDYNYPFFVGGSIKQAQALAPLVVGAITKATSMLIEEGAMDVMVPGNLPIGCSAVYLTIFGPTSNQSDYDPRTGCLKAYNAFARYHNQQLKRSLQMQRLKYPHARITYADYYGAAMRLYHTPKRYGFKEGTLKACCGGGGPYNFNNSARCGHTGSRACSNPSAYVNWDGIHLTDAAYGHISKGLIYGRFTSPPLTSLLGN, encoded by the exons ATGACAGTCCCAAGTCTCTCCTGCAGTATTATTATACTCCATCTCAAACATTTCCGGACACTCTTCCCACTCAAAGAGAGGAAAAGAACAATAATGAAGACAGTGTTGCTCATcgtcctcttcttcttcttccaaaaTTTCAAGACATCTTCATCCATCCACCACAAGTACGACGCAATTTACAACTTCGGTGACTCCCTCAGTGACACTGGGAACTTCCTCCTCTCGGGGGCACTGGCATTTCCAGTCATCGGGAAGCTTCCTTATGGAGAGACATTCTTTCGGCATGCAACTGGCCGATGTTCAGATGGACGACTCATTATAGACTATATCG CTGAGGCATTTGGTTTACCACATCTTCCACCGTATCTAGATATAGTTCGGGAGAAAAAACATGTGAAGACTGGAGTGAGTTTTGCAGTTTCCGGTGCCACAGCGCTCGACACGCAATTCTTCTATGCGCAGGGGCTTGGACCGCTTGTGTGGACAAATGATTCGCTAAGCGTTCAGCTTGGCTGGTTCAAGAAGTTCAAGTCCTCTTTGTGCTCCACAAAGCAGG AATGTGATGAATACTTCAAGAAGTCGCTATTTCTGGTGGGGGAGATTGGTGGAAACGATTACAATTATCCTTTCTTTGTTGGTGGAAGCATTAAACAAGCACAAGCTTTGGCGCCCTTAGTGGTTGGAGCAATTACTAAAGCCACCAGC ATGCTCATAGAGGAAGGTGCGATGGATGTGATGGTGCCTGGAAATTTGCCAATTGGTTGCTCGGCGGTTTACTTGACCATATTTGGTCCGACCTCGAACCAATCAGACTATGATCCAAGAACTGGTTGTCTGAAAGCTTATAATGCTTTCGCTCGTTATCACAACCAACAACTGAAGCGATCGCTGCAAATGCAGAGGCTGAAATACCCTCACGCAAGAATCACCTATGCTGACTATTATGGTGCCGCAATGCGTTTATATCACACCCCAAAACGTTACG GATTTAAGGAAGGGACCTTGAAGGCATGCTGTGGAGGTGGCGGCCCATACAATTTCAACAACTCGGCTAGGTGCGGCCACACTGGCTCGAGAGCGTGCTCAAATCCATCAGCGTATGTGAACTGGGACGGGATCCATTTAACTGATGCTGCTTATGGGCACATTTCTAAGGGTCTAATCTATGGCCGCTTTACTTCTCCACCTCTAACCTCTCTCCTTGGTAACTGA